TGCTCCGTAGGTTCGGAGAGGCTCGTCGGTTGAAATACTCCAGGAAGCTGCGATGCCTTCATGTAAAAGTAATCTACAGTCAGCGAGATATACCAGCACGCCGCTGGGCTCCTCCTCAGCACTGCGGGCCTGGCGAATACTGGGCTCAAAAGCCTTCGCGCACGGATGTCCTGCGAGTACTCTTTCTGGCATGCATTTTTTCCGATCGGAAAAAaattcgtgttttcttttctataCTAAGAGCTAATGCGCTCGAAAACGACGCCATAAACCGACATAGTCGGAGAAACACTACGCGTAGCTAGCAGACAGCGGAATAGCTGCGGCCGTCGCGCTGCTTTCCAACCAAAACTAATTCGAATAAACCACTACTAGGGTGACTGGCGCCGCCCTGGtttggcgcatgcgcaggacaACTATTGCAATTGGTCGATctgcctttttcacgatgccacggcgcatgcccTCTTCCCTAGCAGAAAAGTCGCGCAACGCCTCTCGATCTCGGAGTGTCCCGTCCTGGCGATACCgtttgtcccggcccctaccaaaatggcagaaggcaccacagaaaaaaaaagaaggctaatTGCAGAATTTGCGGGAGAAGGGGATTAATTTATAGGGGCACATAATTGGCGCATAAAAATAAGTTGATCAACACAATAGATAAAAGTCCCACAGGAGGAGAACCTCCTGCGCATTGGTAGCCACGCTTTAGCCCACGCTGTCATCCGTGCCGTTGAGTGACCTCGCCAGGCTCTGCTTCGTGCGGCTTCGATCAACGCGTGCGCCGGTGGTGATGGCGTAAGTGAACGCGATCACGATGGCGACAACCAGCACTATCGTGGCGAGGAACAAAGGCCGGGCCGCCGTTTTCAGCAAGGAGCGCCACCTGTCGGTGTCCATCGACTCGCCGGACTTGCTCTGCGTGGCTGCGCTGtcgcctgcgaaaaaaaaaaaatcagaggttcccttatgcattcgcttaagacgactcgaaggcgaaagccatcttctttttcttctcaaatCGATTGTATTGGTCatcagaaagctttctgcacctaacgtgcttttgcactgcctccagtatcggaggcattggaagctttctgtacccaacgtgcttttgcagtgcctccgagatcggcccacttttcaccaagcgatgatgtgatgacgtcatcgtgtaacgccatagtgacgtcacacgttctgacgatctgtgacatcattatgatgtcatatggtggcgGCATCGCGCGATTTTTGGCAtcattcgtgctgacgccgacggtaaacTTTCGCGTTTAATAATGCACGTAAGGCTatcgcctcaaaaaaaaaaagagggcgatTGCGGCATTCCTTTGTTCGGTTTCATAAACACGCAGTGTACAGCATTAAATCTAAGGCTGATTTCAGAAAAATGCCAGCAATACATGGTACCTCGCTTTAAAATAATGATAAAACGTTCATCTGGCTGGTCTGCACGTCTTCCCCAATGGAacagcgtgaacagcgtgaaCGTGGAAAAGAACATCAGGAGAGCGCTTCTTCTGGTTCTTCTCATTGTCTTTTCTTCGCAGTATGTTCATAGTCTGTTGGTTGATGAGCAATTTTTTGAGAAATGCATAGCCAACGTTGCTTGTATTGGTCAGCGCAGACGAGAGGCAGAAGCTAGGGCAATAGTGATTTCATCTGTCCGAAAATAGCAAATTTCATTTTTCCGAATAATGTATTGGTGCACCATTGCCTTTGAGATGCACTCAAATATAGCATGAGCATTGTTTTGGCATGGAGTTTTACCCTTCTTTGTGTTCCCTAAGTTCGCTTTCTGTACAGCGGAGACGACTTCCCATTCTTAAAACGCGACGACTTACAACCGCCCACCTTATAAATTTGGTGACTTTATGCTCTTTAAGTACTAATAGCCAATCCTAAACGGCTTCTTTAAGCAATACTGCAGTGTCCAGcccctctctcccccctcccccttcagaCTCGGACTCTCCTTCAGAACTCTCCTTCAGAATTGACCCGcatgtgagatatgggaaaggctttctttcaaatggtaaCGTTTGCTGGCAATATGAAGCAactacccccctcccctcctgctCCTACCCACTTCGCTGCCCCGGctcttgcgggactaaattgcgTGGCTGCGGCCCGCTGCCTGGGGTGAGTTTGAGCCCCCTGGTCTAAACGCTAAGAACAATTTCTTCGCCACGAATAGATGGCCCTCACCTTGTTTCTGGGCCAGCCGCAGCAGGTCATTGACAGTGGCATTGTCGTAGAGGCTTCGCCTCAGGTTTGCGCTGCCTTCGGGCGGTGCCGGCTGCAGCGTGGTGTCCGGCGACCACTCGGCACCACTGCTCGCGGTGGCCTGCTGCTGTTCCCCTCCGAGAGCGGACTGGCCCAGCAGGTCTCGATAGCAGACGTTCATCATATCCAGAATGTGCTCTCTCAACACCGCACCGCTTTCCAGTTCGGATAGCTCTTCGTCCATGACCGCTGGCTTCGTTCGAGGGGCAGACCGAGCTAgctgtcttcctcttcttctttgcctTAACCCTTTGCTACACGGCTTCCTGATGGTGATAATGATGACGGTGATATACTtttcctgatggcgctcacccacaaagagGAATCGGCCAGTAACCGGGCTGCAGGATGtttaaagtattattattatttgatttgtatacatacaagcacaaggacacacagaaaagagggagagagcaagctggcaactgccaccaagaggggcacaacgcctgcctgctctttcgggaggagggaagagacagaggaaaggaagttaggaggagaaaaagagaaaaggagataggaaagtaaagACCTACGAAGCTAAAAAAAGCACTGTAAATTGGGTCAAAAATAAAACATCGAATAAATGGAAATGCTTAACGAGCAAGTGGTCAGACTATCGCATGGGATTTATGATGGAGATAGTTACGGATTTGCAACCAAGAATACGAACAGGTAAAAATAGACTAACACGTAATCTTTCTGTTTTGCTTATGTAGTCCAACACGGCAGAGCGGACGTCCCTGGGGCTATAACCTAATGTAGTACCGCCAAATGATAAACTCAGTGCGACATTCGTTCCTAATTCTATTCTCGGAAGTAGAGCTACAAGGTATCTTTATTTGGAGACGTTATTTACTTGTGCTATTTCTGTGCACTTTTGGAAAGGAAAAGACCTGGAACACTGAATGGTgaattaagcattcttgttggCTAAAGTTCCGTTATATCAGTTCTCTGTGAAATATTTTGCTGCGCACGATTGCTTTGGTGAATGCAGTACCGTGTTTACCGAGACGTTAAATGGGTGTTGTTTCggcagaaaactaaaaaaaaaattacaccatctcccactaaagtgaaccatgtggggatgcgaagcagcgcatgggtcgacttaaagttccgttcatcacgggcaccttgcccgatgttactTCCAAGTGGAGCACActgtgaattcactgtagttgctgttgctgttactcgtcccaaactcttgttggagcacgccacgcgggagcacgtgggttcatcgcgcgtctgcagaatctcgttccccgacgccatcacgtgattgctgagagagtgtaagggggagaggccacagcgtcttacccagccccttacacagacccgaacgcgctagcgcgtgccagcacacatggttcccgagagtgtaagggggagtggccacagcgtcttacccagccccttacacagacccgaacgcgctagcgtgtgccagcgcgttctgaataggatacaacgcgttggttcattgcgcgtctgtaaaatctcgttccccgacaccaccacatgattgctgagagagtataagagggagaggccacagcgtcttacccagctccttacacaggcccgaacgcgctagcgcgtgccagcacacatggttcccgagcggacatcgccgatggaaggacggacacagccccgagctaaagctgcttcgcatctaaaacttggagggcgcttgagcttcgcacaCAAGAGTAGAACGAGATAGCGCATCGCctcctcaattgctagcctagcttcggttctcggtgcatgcctcaaccgtgccgcaaggaaacgaacgtttgtgcgcgtaacattggtcgtttgaaactatcctagaatgtctactgcaagtacagttgcgcagagtccactacgcaatattttttttttcttttgcgaatcagccaagggctgtccgtaaggcagcacgtgAACCTCTACTCATCCGCTCACGTTgtacacagtggcgtagccaggaggggaggggggggcacactGAACACGTTCGGTGAACACGTTCGCTGCCAGCAGATATCTATTGCATGTAATTTTTGAGTGGGTCGTAGAACtctgtttatgaagaaatatattgTGACCGACTGTACAATAATTAATCATTTACGTTACATTTAAAACTGCTGTCAAATGCACTAATTTACtctaacacttccacttgccTTAAATTGCGTCTCCAGAACCTTCGCATCAAGGTACGTAAATTTTacgcatttatagacagtcgattttaatgcgtgtcgcaaagggtAAAATTTATTGCAAAATAGATTTAGCCTAACGTCTTTCTTGTGTTTTTAGTCCTTTTAAGCCGTCGCAGGTTTGTTAACGAATCTTGCCTTGATACAACAACATTTAGTCTGCTTTTAAATTTGTCAGTTTAGGcatttagccccgccacggtggtctagtggttatagcgctcgaatgctgacccgaaggtcgcgggatcgaaacccggccgcggcggctgcattttcgatggaggcgaaaatgcctgaggcccgtgtacctagatttaggtgcaggttagagaaccccaggtggtcgaaatttccggagccctccactatggtatctcataatcatatcgtggttttgggacgttaaaccccacataatattattattatagtttagGCATTTAGGTAAAGCGTACTTCAGCATACATTATTCTGCCAAGCTACAAATGAAGCTCAAGGGCCTCAGTTTTTGTAACTACTGAATCCGTAAACACAACGCATAAAGAAGTAAAGTGCCAAGACCAAAATGATAAGAAGAAGGACGAACAAGAAGAAGTGTTTGTCCGGTCGTCTCATCAAACATCATCAACTCGCCTAATTTTTCACGTTTTGTACAAGAGATTTTTATTCCATTGTCGATGCTTCACTTGTAGCGCCGCAGTGCGGCATGTTCATAAAACGCTGGCGGTTCCAAGCAACGTTTAAAAAAACACGTCAATATCCGGCGCGCATCCGGAATGGTGCCGCTTGAATCACAGGTTGGCAGCCCTTGTGTTCCGGCGGTACAGCTCGCACGGTTCTTTGGCCATAGCCGAACCGTACGGACAGAAGAAGCTGATGGCGAACGGTGCGTACTGAGAAAGCGCTCCGTTTACCCTgggcacgtgaaaaaaaaatcgagagcgAATTGTCAATCACTGGTCCAGAAACAAGCGTGAGCAccaatcatcatcagcctaagTACGCCCACTGCGGGGCAAAAGCcactcccatgtttcgccaatcgacccggtcctgtgcttgatGCGGCCTCGTTATCCCAGCAATTCTCAATCTCATCTGCCTACCTAACTTTGTCTCCCCCTTCccacgcttgccttctcttggcatccagtctgttactctcgTTGACCAGCGGATATCTTGCACTCACGCTACATGCCCTGGCCAtgcccatttctttttcttgatttcaactaatgACGATGTCACACGGtgacttttgatcgcgatcgggcctgatcgggATGGAATTTCTTTATCGTGAAAGACTCCTTCGCGCAAACTGCAAATGGGATAGCCAATCACGTTTGAGAACTTTCAACATAATGGAGCTtgatcgcgatcagcagtgcaccgtgtgacatcGGTATAAAATTTCCTTACTACCTGTTTCATCTCTGAGTACAAATTAAACTGTGTCAACACGCTACGTCATGATACTTAGCCTCTGGTTTTAAGTTAAAGCGGAATATTGATATATCCGTACGGACAATCACCTAATGGACTGCGTTTACATGACGACGACAGCAGAGCGCCACATTTCTGTTCTGACTGATCGTTTCAGTCTCTGTAGCGGAGGTTTTGTTTGAGGCATACCTTGAGGCACCAACTTATTGTAACGGTAAACACCTGGACGTGGCATATTCGCAATTACATTTATAGTATTTACCTAAACATTCTTTATGAGCTGCCGAGGCGCATTGCCTTGAAATAGCAAGTGCAGTTGATTATTGTTTGGTGAAATCTTCCTCGGCGATTTCACACGATCGTTCAGTGCTTTGTAAGAGGCACACAGATAAACAAGGAAGCATGTCCTTCGTCCTGCTACGATCGGCGCCAGCTAAACAGGCTTCCACAGTTAGGATATACACGTCGGCGTTAGTTAAGTCGAGCAAATATCCTGCACTAATGCCCAACCTCCAGCGTTTCAGTACATACTCCCTTGCCCTAGAGTGAAACTTTGAACTGTTCTTTATACGTGCTTTTTGAATAATCATCTATACTTGCTCGTTGAAGAGACGCATGCCTCAAGTAACTGCACACTGTTCAAGTAACTGCATATATTGCTGACCTGGTTTGCGAGGGAAGGGCCCCGCTCCTTGGCTTTCCGGCGTGGTTCGTGTATGGCTCGCAAGATGACTGCATGATAGACGTCGCCATCGTAAATAACGAATACTGACGTCAGAATCCATACGTGTATGTTTATCGATGATCTTAATTCTTTCATTTCCAATACCAATGCCACTGCATTGGTATTGTCAAGGGTATGCACGGAAATGTGACGAACTGTGACGTAATAAATCTGATTAAAATAATATGTTAGGCGTTCAAGTGACGCGAATAGATTGCACCGTCGCAACTTACTGATTTATGACGACATTCACCCAATGTCACTGTAAAGCCAGTGGCCCATCCCGTTTTCAGCAAGGATGTCGGCTGTTACACGCGGAATAATGCAGACTTTTATTGAGGGGTGCTTACCAGGAAGTATCCAAACAAACTGCAGCAAGATTACAAAGGCGCCTATAGTTGATTTGAGTTGATTACATCGTGTAACGCAACACAAACAAAGGACACATGGAAATTAGACGGACAGCGCCTGTAGCTGTCTTCTCGCCTTCCTTCTGTTCCTTTGCTCTGTGTCACGCGATATATTGTACGAACACAAAGTGGAGAATCAAAGTGACAATCACCTCTGCATAAAAGAAGAAGGCCACGTGCTCGGCATTGTATGGGGAGAAACCACGTGCAACGAGATGGGGGTCCGTGGAAGCACTCTGGCTCAGATTAAGAAAAAGCtgtcaagggaaaaaaaagcaaggaagagAGAGCGTGAAGCATTTACTACCATCCACTTTTTGTTGCTGTTACAATCATGCCACATACTGAAAAACTGCTAGTCATTATGTGGAATACATCATCCAACAATGTTCGAACAATAATTACTTTGACAAGTGCACTCAATATATTTGTCAGAAAAGAAGCCTGCTTACGTGTTCAAAACTTAATGAATGAACCGGTTTCTTTTTCACTTCTCAGGTTCTTAACTAATTCTCACAGGTGGCCTCAACAAACGATATCATTAATATTACTTTTATTTGCTTGTTCTTTATTTAACAAGTTTGCTTAATACGTCCAACCAGTTAGGGTCAGTCATTCTGGAGTTTGACTGCAGTTTGCTGAATTAAACATGAGCAAGCGATAAATAAATAGTGAGTAAACTTTTCGAGCGTGCTCAGTATGCAGCAGATATCAATGCTACAATGATCATTGTCCCATTGCAGCCTTTAATGATaggctagaggtccgtgtactaagatttaggtgctcgttaaagaagcccaggtgttcgaaatttcgggagtcctccactacggcgtccctcataatcacatcgttgttTTTGGTTATAAGACCTCAACAATTGTAATACTAAATTGGGATTGACGTCCTATACCCAAATACCACTCAACTGCAATACTTTAAGCTGAAGTCCGCAGTTGAAAAGTTCAAGTGGATTCACTCTCACCTCCATATAAGGAGCCAGCGCCAGATGGTCGGCCATGATGTCTTCGTACATCCAGTGCTTGATTCCTTCCATTTCCTGCAAGACCAACAACGACGTTACTATTAGCTGCATTAATGCCCTCCTAGCTCCACCGCGAATGTCGTGGATGTAAGGCAAATGTTATGAAGTAAACACAATCTTGCATATGAACACAACCTCAAAGGATGCATTTAGACCAACTTCGACGCTTTCCCTAAAGGACCCGCGCGTGACGGCAGAGCCGGAATACGCAGCCTagcaggcgaccgagaaaaacgaacgaaaTAGGACTTGCTGCGTGTATTCGCTGTGACATCCTCGGTCGCTTTCTGAAACGACCATTCACCCTAGTAGTCGCTTCCCTGCAGACGGGTAAGGGGCCTACTATGCATCCTTAAGGCGTGTATATGAGGAGCCTACATGTGCATGCCTTGTCGAGCGTGCGATTGTAGGCTCTATAACGCTGATTAGTGTCCCTGTGTATGCTGCCCAAGAGAGCAGAGTCGCGCATAGACTCGCCATTTTGTTCCAAGCCTATTCGGCGATGCTCGTAATTTTTTTTGCAGAGATGTATGGCTCCGAGCCCGCAGCAACTGATCAGCATGCTAATACAAGCATGTCAGGATCGTTtactggtatggtggcgccaccactgCTTGTTTGATGTGTTGTCTGGTAGCCTTAGCTATTGGTAGCGGCGATGACGATGGTTATTACACCGAATGGCTGTTTTTAACGGGAATGGCTTTTTTCGAAAACACAGTCCTGCTCAGCAATAATCTTCCTAAGCACGTCTAACGAAGTACTACACGGTCATTTCTACGTCATAGTGCCTATTTTAAGGGCATGCTTATGCTACCTTACAAAGCacgcaacactttttttttcattagacgTCAGTCTAAATGTTTCTAGCGACATCACTTGCTACCGCTCTTCAAAATGTGTCTTTCATATGGCCGCTGCGTTCGGAAATTCGTTTCGACAATCCAAATTTCTGAAGCTTCGGTCCTGATGTGCATTGCGACATTTTTAGCAATGTGCGCTAGCATTCACTCCATAGCATTTTATAAACAAAATCATCACACCACCGTATGGTTGATGCAAGTAGACGCGTAGGGAAGATCGCAATGTGCAATTTATTGTTTAGTATCATCAAAACATCGTCTTACACGAGCAATGCAACGCCCGAACCGAGCGAGAGATCTACTTGCATTAAAATACGGAAATTGCTATTCACTTGGTGTTTTTTAGATACATTTTTGCTTGTTATCACGAGATCGAAACACTTACTGGTAACACTTACTATAATTAAGTTTGACGAACCAACACCTTGGTCGAATTCCAAAATGACATGCTGCTAAGATTAACAACTAGTCTACTTGACAACGAACACCTTTTCAGTGCACAGAACGCTTGGAGGAAAGAAAAGGACAATATAGGAGTAATCTAGTTGAAACGTTACCTCTAGCAGAATCGGGATAGGATGGGCTATATACGCGCCCAAGGCGCAGTGTCGTCTCGCATTGAATAAAGGCATCCTGTTAGgatctgcaaaaaagaaaaaaagcattgaGCAACGAGCAATCCCAAACCACCATAAAAatgatttaaaggggccctgcaacactttttcaccatggtcagaaaacgctgcccatcggtagtcgaggctgctgagaacacgcgagcgaaacattatagcgcagcacgcagtctggaatttacaattatttctcaaacTCAGCTacaaatcgcttcctcttctctctacaaatgatgtcatatacccaagttactgcgccatatacccaaagtccacggccgttggctgatttgagcatcgtgagctgcgtagttaccgcgTCCGCCGTGAGATGCCgacacgtgcccgcgcgcgcgctcgcgatgaCACTGAAAGTAacccgcgcgttcgaagaaataACGAAAAGAAAGTGATCAAGGTCGCGACGAGCGCTGATGAAGGGccacatcttcttgcccccttgtcatttcCTGCCCAGCGTAGTATTCAGCACGTTTGctagtacgagaggagagagaaaggacTTAAAACGTGTAGCAAATCCCTGTAACGCCGCTCGTACTTGTCGGATTCTAagaatttttgcggcagttgattcgtgaggcaatatgATCTGTGAACGAGGCCATTAGACGAATATTTGGGAAAATGTTGCAAGGTCTCTTTAAAGAAAATTCAAGAGAAAAGTGAGGGGTGAATGAAGGATACCTTCAGAAAAGAAATACCCGAGAACTTTTGTGGTAACGAAAGCAATAGAAGGCAATGTCTCCGACGGggaactttttttttgcgctcggTATTGATTCATTGCTTTGTCAGTCATTCGAAGCATTGCAATACTCTATTCTGTTAACGAAAGTGCGGCATCGCATAGCGCATGACTGCACGTAATAGTATTGATTCTTTTACCACCCGCAATGACAGGACCGCGACCGCTAATGCAACAAGTGACTTCAACTATTGGTATGCCTGTTCCTTAATCAAAAAATTATAGTTGAAATTAGAGGAACCCATTTACTGCCAAAAATGTATGGTATAACTGCCGCAAGCAAATGACGAAGAAAAACCCAAGTACAATCGTGCCTAAAAAAGTGGCTTTGTGACAGCATTTCGGTTGAGAAACAGTCATGACATTTTAAGTAAGCTTAAAATGCAGGCAATTTTTGTGCCAAGGTAATGGCCTAACTAAATATGGATGATAAATGATGATAAATCCACACACGCAACACGCACACACGGACTATGTTGAAGGATGCACTCACCCTGCGCATTGGCCAGAATTCTCGTTGCAGTCCGAACAAGATCGGGTAACATCTTTACGACGTAAAACTTTCTGAAAACAATTAGCAGCAGCATTTGGTAGTCTGCCCTTTCTCCTAGCTGTACCTCAACAACACAGGGAAGGGAGTTGATAGAAATTGCTGTTGGGTTATTTGGTGAATCGTCATATTGAAGTAACCTTTCGGCCCGTTGCAGATCATGTGGATGCAAACCGTTTTTCAGTAACACTGCTATTATGTTGAAACATAAAGACAAAAGGGCGTGTGAACTCGATGAAGCGTTCTTTATCAGAAACGAGGGTAATGATTGTATATCTGAACCGTCTGTTTGTCTACTAGATTGCGAGGTACGAAAGATCAACCATTTTTTTGACGTCACCTAAATTTTCTGCGCGGGCAAGTGTTGGTTTTCGGCGTGTTCATCTTTGTTTcattaaacttcagtttttaGATAGCTCTCGTGCTGTATCCTTCTATTCTTGTGTTCCGTCCTGTTTGCGCTGATTGTTTTAGAAATGAAGTAACTGTGCGCATCTTAGCACTCCCTCATTCACGCACGAATCCACACACGCATATACTGAATACTGTTTACTGATTAAAAGAGCTGCAAATTAGGCTTGTTGGTGAGGAGTCATTGTGGTCGTAGCGCGACAAACGTAGACAGAAGAGAACAAAAACACACAGGACAgacgctaaacttcaactggtttttttattcacataaGTTACATGTTTGAAAACTAACATACAAAACAACCACAGCAATCACCCAGCCTGATAGCACAAGAAACTACACCGCATTCTACTAACTGATTAGAGGAGAAGAACACGCATTAACAAAGTGATATTACTGTATATAAAATATATGGGTTCTATTACGCACATTAAAAAGTTGGTAGTGAGTGCAGTTTGTGGAGTGTGGTCTTCAGGACATGCTTTGTGGATGTGTGCGTGAATGAGGAGTGCTATGTTGCGCCTAGTTActtcattaggggggggggggggggcgagttacGGTCATGCTAAGGTACATCCTAAACATGTCGCGTTTTAGTTAAATGATGCAACTAAGTTTCTTTGGTCGGAGACTAAAGGTCACAGTctagccgcaagggcgaagcagtgaatgcgaaagcaacaaattCTGACATATAAGGTCATACGTGCCATCGTCACCATTGTCTTATAGAGGCATAGTGTAGTGCAGAACTACGGAATAATTTCCAGCATCTCGAACTGTTTACTTAACGGTGACGTAAATAAAAACGGTGGAGCGTGTTGGAATTTCGCCCTCATAG
The nucleotide sequence above comes from Rhipicephalus sanguineus isolate Rsan-2018 chromosome 8, BIME_Rsan_1.4, whole genome shotgun sequence. Encoded proteins:
- the LOC119401859 gene encoding uncharacterized protein LOC119401859, with the translated sequence MYEDIMADHLALAPYMELFLNLSQSASTDPHLVARGFSPYNAEHVAFFFYAESSCEPYTNHAGKPRSGALPSQTRVNGALSQYAPFAISFFCPYGSAMAKEPCELYRRNTRAANL
- the LOC119401860 gene encoding uncharacterized protein LOC119401860; amino-acid sequence: MDEELSELESGAVLREHILDMMNVCYRDLLGQSALGGEQQQATASSGAEWSPDTTLQPAPPEGSANLRRSLYDNATVNDLLRLAQKQGDSAATQSKSGESMDTDRWRSLLKTAARPLFLATIVLVVAIVIAFTYAITTGARVDRSRTKQSLARSLNGTDDSVG